The stretch of DNA CGTGATTGCTGTTGCCAGCGCCGTCAAACTGGCTCGTGCTGGCCTGCGCGATCCGCAGAAGCCTCAAGCGGCGTTCCTGTTTGCTGGCCCCACCGGAGTCGGCAAAACCGAGCTGGCCCGCGCCCTCGCGGAGCGCCTCGGCGTGCATCTGGCCCGCTTCGACATGAGCGAGTATCAGGAAGCGCACACGGTGGCCCGCCTGATCGGTGCGCCTCCCGGCTATGTGGGCTTTGATCAGGGCGGCCTGCTGACCGATGCCGTCGCCAAGAACCCCAACGCGGTGGTGTTGCTGGACGAAATCGAGAAGGCTCACCCCGACATCTACAACCTGTTCCTGCAACTGATGGATCACGGCACGCTGACCGACCACACAGGCAAAAAGGTGGACGGGCGCGGCCTGCTGCTGATCTTTACGACCAATGCCGGAGCCGCCGACGCCAGCCGTCCGGGGCTGGGCTTCTCACAGGTGTCCCGCACGGGAGAGAGTGCCGAGGCCGTGAAACGCACGTTCAGCCCCGAATTCCGCAACCGCCTGGACGCCGTGCTGCACTTTTCGCCGCTGGCCCCCGAAATTATGGCGGGTGTGGTAGACAAGTTCCTGCGCGAGCTGACCGCGCAGTTGGCCGAGCGCAACGTGGCGATTACGGTTACGCCCGCTGCCCGCGCCCTCCTTGCCAAGCAGGGGTATGACCCGCAGATGGGCGCACGCCCGCTGGCCCGTGTGATCGAGCAAAAGCTGAAGCGCCCGCTGGCCGACGAACTGCTGTTCGGACGCCTGAAGGGAGGCGGCAGGGTCACGGTAGGGGCAAGTGGGGACGTGCTGACCTTCAAGTGAGGCTGAGCATGAACCCTTCCCCGCTGTTGCTGCGGCCTGCGCTTCTGCCATGATGCGCCCGTGACCTTGCCGCCCGCCGCGCCTCTTCCTGATCCCCAAGCTGTGTCTGTTCGGGGCCGACGCCCACGCGACTTGCCCACGCTGCGGCGCTGGCTGGCCGACCCGCAGGCGCAGTGGCGCGAGTGGGACGCGCCGTATTTTCACGCGGCCAGTACCAGCGCCGTCATGCAGGCTTACGTGGATCAGCTGGCGAGCCGTCCTCCAGACCCCGATGAGCGCGTGGTCGATGTGGGCGGCGTGTGCATCGGCATGGTCAACCGCTCCGAGGAGGCTCCAGCGGGGGGCGGCTGGTGGGATCTGGGCATTCTGGTGTACGACCCGGCCCACTGGGGGCGCGGCGTGGGCACGCGGGCGCTGGAGTTGTGGGTCACGGCCACCTTCGAGGAAACCAACGCCCATGTCGTCACTTTTACCACCTGGAGTGGCAACGAACGCATGATCCGGGCGGCTCTGCGACTGGGTTTCCGGGAAGCGGGGCGGGTGCGGGAAGCGCGTGTGGTACAGGGCCAACGATACGACAGCGTGCGGCTGGATATGCTCTGTGCTGATTGGGAGAGGGCCAACTGGGAAAGACATGAGCAGCAGACCTGAAAAAGTGCCGCTGAATCCCGCCGGATTCTTGGCGACCCAAGACCTGAAAGAACGCGGCTGGACGGCGGCCCTGATCGCCAAATTCTTGGGCACACACGACGCTACCCGCCCCAACGGGCTGAAAATGGGCCGCCGCAAACTGCCGCCGGTCAAGCTGTACACCGAGGCGAGGGTAGAAGAAGCCGAGCGCGACGAGAACTTTTTGATCGGTCAGGCCCGCGCCGCCGATGCCCGCGAACGCGCCGAAAAGGCCAAAGCCGCCCGCCAAGTGGCCCGCGCCGCGCTGTTGGAAGCCGCCGCCAGCAGCTACCGCCCCATCATTCACCCCGAACCGCTGAGAAAGGGCGCGGTGAAAAAAGCCCGCGAGCCGTACCTGCCCAAATTGGAAGAACTGCAAGCCCGCCTAGAAGCTGAGATCGGCAAGGTCAGCGCCGGGGACTCGGCTACACTGGCGGCCCTGCTGCGGGCAAGGTTGGATACCGCCTTGGCCGCCGCCTATGACTGGTACCCAGACCCCGCCGCCAAGAAAAAAGAGGCCGAGGTGGCGTCTAGAAAAGCCAAAGCGGGCAACGCCAAAGCGAGCGACTGGCGCAAGTGGGATTGGGACTGAATTTGGTCAGCCGTAGAGTGTGAACTGTAGGCCATCAACAGCGTTCCAGACACCATCTGAACCGTCATCCCAAAGGATTCAGCAGCACAAAAAACCAGTGGGCCGGAAGCCACAGCCCCGACCCACTGACCACCAACCGTCTACAGTTACTTCAGCAGTTCCAGCGCCTTTTTCACTTGGGCGTCACCCACGATGTCTACGCTGGCCTCACCCTGTACGGTGCTGCGGCTGGGGCGCTTAACTTCGCCCGTGTACGTGAATTTGCCTTCCTTGTCGGCGGTTACCGTGACTGGCTTTCCGGCCACCGTGATGGTCAGCTTGCTGCTTGCCGCGATGCCGCTGCCGCTGAAGTTCAGGGGCGTGACGTAGCGGGTGTCCTTCACCAGCACGTCAGGGGTGATGCCTTTCTTGTGAATCTCACGGCCACGCGGCGTCAGCCACGCGCTGTTCACGATGGCGACTTTGCCGCCGTCTACCGTGGTAATCGGAATCTGGGCCACGCCCTTCCCGAAGGTCTGCTCTCCGACGATAGTGGCTCGTTTTTCGTCCTGCAATGCTCCGCCCACCACTTCGCTGGCGCTGGCGCTGTTCTTGTTGACCAGCACGATCAGCTTGCCCGTGTAATCGCTGTTGCGCTTGGCGGCTTTGCCGTACACGGTGGTCTTGCCGCTGCGCTCGCGCAGGCTCACGATGTTGCCCGTTTGCAGGAACTGATCGGCCACATCTACG from Deinococcus sp. QL22 encodes:
- a CDS encoding GNAT family N-acetyltransferase; translation: MTLPPAAPLPDPQAVSVRGRRPRDLPTLRRWLADPQAQWREWDAPYFHAASTSAVMQAYVDQLASRPPDPDERVVDVGGVCIGMVNRSEEAPAGGGWWDLGILVYDPAHWGRGVGTRALELWVTATFEETNAHVVTFTTWSGNERMIRAALRLGFREAGRVREARVVQGQRYDSVRLDMLCADWERANWERHEQQT